In Ptychodera flava strain L36383 chromosome 17, AS_Pfla_20210202, whole genome shotgun sequence, one genomic interval encodes:
- the LOC139116335 gene encoding baculoviral IAP repeat-containing protein 3-like: MKDTDCKTFEFVPEPVYYDCKISNIRHSYLEGDKYLTSVSEETTTDDLSGTIACVSEYVLKKATLPIGCTVFLSVLLYDASRVTSLLYACLSILMTSFTVISVAHHEISSEREKEKDRLFQMRTTIAMETVQREALERENANLQDLTEVLQADKTHLEEENKNLWREISTLQSKVDSLESCLQRITDSDSSDESDDEEDQKVMDCNRCIICMERERNIVTAPCKHICLCSHCVRRVKHCPLCKKKIKKPVRVFSG, translated from the coding sequence ATGAAGGACACAGACTGCAAAACTTTTGAATTCGTCCCAGAACCAGTCTACTATGATTGCAAGATCTCAAATATTCGGCACAGCTACCTTGAAGGAGACAAATATTTGACGTCCGTCTCTGAAGAAACGACAACGGATGACCTCAGCGGTACAATAGCCTGTGTCAGCGAATACGTTTTGAAGAAAGCCACTCTACCAATCGGATGCACTGTTTTTCTCAGTGTCCTACTCTATGATGCATCTCGTGTAACTTCCCTGCTCTACGCATGCCTATCAATTCTTATGACGTCATTCACCGTCATCAGTGTGGCGCACCACGAAATTTCCTCCGAAAGAGAAAAGGAAAAAGATCGACTATTTCAAATGAGGACAACCATCGCCATGGAAACAGTACAGCGGGAAGCCCTTGAACGAGAGAACGCGAACCTGCAAGATCTGACTGAGGTGCTTCAAGCGGACAAAACACATCTTGAAGAAGAGAACAAAAACTTGTGGAGAGAGATTTCAACTCTTCAGAGCAAAGTTGACTCTTTGGAATCCTGTTTGCAGAGAATAACAGACTCTGATTCTTCAGATGAGAGCGATGATGAAGAAGACCAGAAGGTGATGGATTGTAATCGTTGCATCATTTGTATGGAACGGGAGAGAAACATTGTCACGGCTCCGTGTAAGCATATCTGTCTGTGTTCTCACTGTGTTCGTAGAGTGAAACATTGTCCGCTGTGCAAGAAGAAAATCAAGAAACCTGTGAGGGTTTTCAGTGGATAA